A genomic region of Phragmites australis chromosome 2, lpPhrAust1.1, whole genome shotgun sequence contains the following coding sequences:
- the LOC133893559 gene encoding peroxidase 72-like, whose protein sequence is MATSMGCLALLCLVSPLLLAGAVHGHPWGGLFPQFYDHSCPKAKEIVRSIVAQAVAQETRMAASLVRLHFHDCFVKGCDASVLLDNSSSIVSEKGSNPNRNSLRGFEVVDQIKAALEAACPSTVSCADILALAARDSTVLVGGPYWDVPLGRRDSLGASIQGSNNDIPAPNNTLPTIITKFKRQGLNVVDVVALSGGHTIGMSRCTNFRQRLYNQTGNGMADATLDVSFAAQLRQGCPRSGGDNNLFPLDFVTPAKFDNFYFKNLLAGRGLLSSDEVLLTKSAETAELVKAYANDVNLFFQHFAQSMVNMGNISPLTGSQGEIRKNCRRLNNNH, encoded by the exons ATGGCGACTTCCATGGGTTGCCTCGCCCTGCTCTGCCTTGTTTCTCCCCTCCTCCTTGCCGGTGCCGTCCACGGCCACCCGTGGGGCGGCTTGTTCCCTCAGTTCTACGACCATTCGTGCCCCAAGGCAAAGGAGATTGTGAGGTCCATTGTGGCACAGGCCGTCGCCCAGGAGACCAGGATGGCGGCCTCCTTGGTCAGGCTGCATTTCCATGACTGCTTTGTCAAG GGTTGTGACGCTTCCGTGCTGCTGgacaacagcagcagcatcgTGAGCGAGAAAGGGTCCAACCCCAACAGAAACTCACTCAGAGGGTTCGAGGTGGTCGACCAGATCAAGGCCGCCCTCGAGGCCGCCTGCCCCagcaccgtctcctgcgccgacatcCTCGCCCTCGCGGCCCGCGACTCCACAGTCCTC GTTGGTGGCCCATACTGGGACGTGCCGCTCGGCCGGAGGGACTCGCTGGGTGCAAGCATCCAGGGCTCCAACAATGACATCCCAGCCCCCAACAACACCCTCCCCACCATCATCACCAAGTTCAAGCGCCAGGGCCTCAACGTCGTCGACGTCGTTGCCCTCTCCG GTGGTCACACCATAGGTATGTCTCGGTGCACCAACTTCCGGCAGAGGCTGTACAACCAGACGGGCAACGGCATGGCTGACGCCACGCTGGACGTGTCCTTCGCGGCGCAGCTGAGGCAGGGGTGCCCCCGCTCTGGCGGCGACAACAACCTATTCCCCCTGGACTTCGTCACCCCAGCCAAGTTCGACAACTTTTACTTCAAGAACCTCCTGGCCGGCAGGGGCCTTCTCAGCTCTGACGAGGTTCTGCTAACCAAGAGCGCCGAGACAGCAGAGCTCGTGAAGGCATATGCCAATgatgtcaatctcttcttccagCACTTTGCACAGTCGATGGTGAACATGGGCAACATCTCGCCACTGACCGGGTCACAGGGGGAGATCAGGAAGAACTGCAGGAGGCTCAACAACAACCACTGA